CTTATTCCGACGAACGGGTTATTCACTTTGGTTTAATTCCGCGTTCGCACCGGGGTATTTTTGTTATTAACGAATTGCCCGATTTGCAGGCCCGCATTCAGGTTTCTTTGTTTAATATTTTACAGGAAGGTGATATTCAAATCCGGGGTTTTAAAGTACGGTTACCCCTGGATATTCAGTTTGTGTTTACGGCTAACCCCGAGGATTATACCAACCGCGGTTCGATTGTAACGCCGTTAAAAGACCGGATTGATTCGCAAATTATCACCCATTATCCTAAAACTTTAGAAATTGGCAAGCAAATTACCTTGCAGGAAGCCAAAATTAAACCGGAGCAAAAGCAATTGGTAAAAGTAAACCAGTTGGTAAACGATTTAATTGAACAGGTAGCCATTGAAGCCCGGGACAGTGAATACGTAGATGCGAAAAGCGGGGTATCGGCGCGTTTAACCATTGCGGCTTACGAAAACGTAGTGAGTGCGGCCGAACGGCGGGTGTTAATTAACAACGAAAGCAAAACCTACGTGCGCGTATCTGATTTTCTGGCGGCGGTGCCCGCTATTACCGGTAAAGTAGAGTTGGTATACGAAGGCGAGCAGGAGGGAGCTGCTATTGTGGCGCAGAACTTAATGGGCAAAGCCATCCGTAGTCAATTTTTAAATTATTTCCCCGACCCGGATAAGCAGAAAAAGCAAAAAGATAAAAACCCGTACAAACCTGTTACCGATTGGTTTGGCGAAGGCCATACCTTGGACGTATTAAGCAACATGACTACTGCCGAGTACAAAAAAGCGCTCAACAGCGTGCCCGGTCTGGCAAACTTAATTCAGAAATTTCATCCGGAAAAAGACGAAGCAGAAAAGCTATTCCTGATGGAATTTTGCCTCCACGGTTTAGCCGAGCACAGTTTAATTAGTCGCAACAAATTAACTGCCGGCACCCAGTTTAAAGATTTGCTTAGCAGTATGTTTACCATGCCCAGCTTTGGCTCCGACGATGACGATGAAGATAACTATAAATGATTTTTAAAATTTTCTTGAAAATCAAAAGCCGCTTACTAAAAGCGGCTTTTTTGTTTTGTATGGAGATAGCTGAATTAAAAAACTAAACAAGTGCAATAGCGTACGCTACACCAACAACTTAGGTACAAAAAAATGATGGAGATAGCGCCCTGGCTTAAAGCTGGATTATGGGGTTTGTTGGCTGGTTCGGCGTTATTGTTGGGCGCGGCCATTGGTTATTTTGCTCCTATCCGGCAGCGGTTGGTAGCAGGCATTATGGCTTTTGGCAGTGGGGTATTAATTTCGGCTTTATCGTTTGACTTAATGGACGAAGCCTTTGAGCAAGGCGGGTTTACTGCAACGGGCCTGGGCTTTTTAGGGGGAGCTGCCATCTACACTTTCGCCAATTGGTTACTCAACCAACGGGGCGCTAAACACCGGAAACGCTCAGGAAACCAGCAAGCCAACGAGCAGGAAAATTCGGGTAGTGGCACCGCTTTAGCTATTGGCGCTTTAATCGACGGTATCCCCGAATCCATTGTTATTGGCATTAGCATGATTAAAGGAGGTACGGTAAGTTTAGTAGCCGTTATCGCCATTTTTCTTTCGAACTTACCCGAAGGATTGTCCAGTTCGGCGGGCATGAAAAAAGCGGGGCGTTCCGTAAATTATGTAATTGGCGTTTGGGGCTTTATAGCGCTGGCTTCCGGGTTAGCTTCTATTGCGGGTTATTCTGTTTTCGGCCAGTTTTCCGATGAGGTTATTGCTTCTATTACGGCTTTAGCCGCCGGCGCTATTCTGGCCATGCTCGCCGATACCATGATACCGGAAGCTTTTGAAGAAGCGCATGATTTTACTGGTTTGATTACTGTTATTGGTTTTTTAACAGCCTTTTTATTAAGTCGTTTAACCGAAGGTGCTTAATAGAAGAGCTATAAAGTAATTTTTAAAAATTTTAATTTGGAAGGCTGTTGCTCATTTAATTACTGATGAATACTGTCGCTAGTTGCGTTGTCCTCACCACCTGTACCAGATTTTGTCTCTATGACGCCTACTATGGCGCGGAAGTTACTTCCGTGACTTAATGATCAAGATGGTCAAAAGTTCTCGTTCGCATAGCCACTGTTCTAGCTTTTATTTCTACTTGGAGTTGTTTCATAGCTGAGGTTCTGTTCTTTTTGTCTTGACACAAAAAGAACCAAAAAAGTCAAGACGCTAAAAACTCGCTGACCGCTTAGACAGTTTAGCGTCATCTTTTGCACCTGGTTAAGGCTATTTATTGCATAGCAACTAAGGTAAATTTTTAAAATTACCTACTATTTTTAAACTTGGATTAAACAAAAATGCCCGTTTTTACAACGGGCATTTTTTTTGTTAAGGGTTTAATTAGGCAGTTTCCTGAATTTCAATTTTCTCGATGCGGTCACCG
The sequence above is a segment of the Adhaeribacter swui genome. Coding sequences within it:
- a CDS encoding sigma 54-interacting transcriptional regulator codes for the protein MNYHTISSTDLLKISTLGQLKAAGYEPRSVKQELRDNLIQKLRRNENVFPGIYGYEETVIPELQQAILAMHHINLLGLRGQAKTRIARLLVELLDEYIPVVKGSELNDDPLQPLSVYAKDSIASHGLDTPVTWLHRSERYTEKLATPDVSVADLIGDADPIKAATLKLPYSDERVIHFGLIPRSHRGIFVINELPDLQARIQVSLFNILQEGDIQIRGFKVRLPLDIQFVFTANPEDYTNRGSIVTPLKDRIDSQIITHYPKTLEIGKQITLQEAKIKPEQKQLVKVNQLVNDLIEQVAIEARDSEYVDAKSGVSARLTIAAYENVVSAAERRVLINNESKTYVRVSDFLAAVPAITGKVELVYEGEQEGAAIVAQNLMGKAIRSQFLNYFPDPDKQKKQKDKNPYKPVTDWFGEGHTLDVLSNMTTAEYKKALNSVPGLANLIQKFHPEKDEAEKLFLMEFCLHGLAEHSLISRNKLTAGTQFKDLLSSMFTMPSFGSDDDDEDNYK
- a CDS encoding ZIP family metal transporter, whose translation is MMEIAPWLKAGLWGLLAGSALLLGAAIGYFAPIRQRLVAGIMAFGSGVLISALSFDLMDEAFEQGGFTATGLGFLGGAAIYTFANWLLNQRGAKHRKRSGNQQANEQENSGSGTALAIGALIDGIPESIVIGISMIKGGTVSLVAVIAIFLSNLPEGLSSSAGMKKAGRSVNYVIGVWGFIALASGLASIAGYSVFGQFSDEVIASITALAAGAILAMLADTMIPEAFEEAHDFTGLITVIGFLTAFLLSRLTEGA